In Vibrio chagasii, the genomic stretch CCAAATTTATTGCTGAGCTCTTCGACTAGATCACCAATATTTTCGCCATTCAATCCGGCCTGCTGAGCGACACCATTCCAAGCTTTAAAACGATCGATACTCATATCATAGGCTTCAGCCATACCAACCATTTCAGCAGTCTGTTGGTTGGTGATCGTCATTAAGCCTGCAGTGGCCGTGGTCGCAGCCCAAATGGAGCCAACAGCGACACCGCCAGCCTTAGCAATGCCACGCAGCTTCTCACCCAAGCCAGATGCATCTTCAAATGCCTCTGCTTTTTCCCTTGCCCCATCTATTTCGTCACCCAATTTTTTATAGCGACGAGTTAGCAGGCCAACATCAGCACCGGCTAACTTAGATTTACGGATTTCCTTGGTCAACTTGCCTTGCTCTCGCTCGAGCTCCTTGACCGTTTTTGTGGCTTTACCCATTGACTCATTGAATGCAGAGCCAATTTTATTGAAACTGCCATCAACTGTGCCGCCAAGAGTGACAACCGTTTTAAGATTTTGCATTGCCATTGCTATCTTCCTTCTTAGGACACAGTTCCAAGAATTCCACCAAGGTACTAATTGGCAATTCCATTAACTCAGAGAGTTGCCAGCCTGTATGACTGGCAAGGACCATCATTGCTCGTTGGATGTCTCGCTCTTTGAGTTCTTCTTCGTAAAACCCTTATATGCCTTTTGCACCTCGCCATAATCAGTCATATCTAACTCTTGAATGACAGCGGTCTCAACTCCAGCCAACAATGACAAAAGGTGGATTTCCTTATCAGCGGGATCTTTATTCTGCTTATCTGCAATTAGCTGATCACGAACTTTAGGGCGACGCATTGTAAGAGATTTGTATTCTTTACCTGCAACCGTTACAGGGTATTCAAGTTGAACTTCTTTTGTTTCTACTGGGTATTCCATAACTTATTTCCAATAAAAAAGGCCGCAATTGCGACCTTTGAAAATGAATGCGACCGTGGTCGCAATGAATTAAGAGAGCTGCAGAATAGCGCGAATGCCCTCAAGGACATCGATGCCACCAAGCTTACGTACGTGGTTAACTGGATCGACTTCAATAAGAACCACGCCAGCACGAACAACCTTGTAATAGTCCAGCTTCATGGTTACTTTCATGGCTTTATCACGCTGGCTTCCAGTATCCTGAGTATCACGCTCAATCTTAGTGATCATGCCGCCCAGTTCTTCAACTAGGTCATAACTACCACCTGAGAGATCGGTGTAAGTCGAGCAAACCGATACCGCAGTGCGGGTCCCTTGGCGCAAACCAAACAGAGGCAGAACCGTGACATCGACACCAAACAAAGAAAAACTGGCTTCCATACCAGCCATGCCTTCATCAACTGGGATAGGCATATCCATATCGCCAGCTTGAAAATCAGAGGTCAAAACCTCAAGAACGGGTGGCGTGTACTCTTTGGCATTACCGGCTTTGCCGATACCATCCACCCAAATAGCCCAGC encodes the following:
- a CDS encoding phage tail assembly protein — its product is MEYPVETKEVQLEYPVTVAGKEYKSLTMRRPKVRDQLIADKQNKDPADKEIHLLSLLAGVETAVIQELDMTDYGEVQKAYKGFTKKNSKSETSNEQ
- a CDS encoding phage major tail tube protein: MAGDNLLSRWAIWVDGIGKAGNAKEYTPPVLEVLTSDFQAGDMDMPIPVDEGMAGMEASFSLFGVDVTVLPLFGLRQGTRTAVSVCSTYTDLSGGSYDLVEELGGMITKIERDTQDTGSQRDKAMKVTMKLDYYKVVRAGVVLIEVDPVNHVRKLGGIDVLEGIRAILQLS